One stretch of Euphorbia lathyris chromosome 7, ddEupLath1.1, whole genome shotgun sequence DNA includes these proteins:
- the LOC136200631 gene encoding uncharacterized protein isoform X1 translates to MAEEEVVAPAVPEPTPVPSDHKRKLEDLETEAPEPTHPIPEPVADSSAQPDADKNVDDVVEDGSPEAKRPKLDEIKSDELVNANGFDGEKVEEHAEEVAKEPTVNNEQAEDESHPPSDEITEMEAKEELSGGDQDTNDTEKEPSLQAKEPSVEDSKNDDAEEKQDAEKQFEGAEEPESDNQSTSRKIDVPNDKVGVLIGKGGDTIRYLQYNSGARIQITRDADSDPHSTTRAVELIGTPSSINQAEKLITAVIAEADAGGSPSLVARGLPSAQAAGVADQLEMQVPNEKVGLIIGRGGDTIKALQAKSGARIQVLIPQHLPEGDASKERTVRVTGNRKQIDIARDMIKEVMSQNVKQSPYSGGGGGGFSQQQSYRPRGPTGPSNWGPRGPHSSQQNPYDYHHRGPYPSQTSQYPPQNYGGYPQQQMGPRGNFNSGWEQRPPSMQGPGPHGGGYDYYGGQGGHVSDHPASAPISHPISGHPSGPSSTPSMGHPPSQANYNYGQPHGPDYGHQGPYSQTAPPQQNYGHGYDEPKYDSHAQTQHHYGHGASQPVYPQAGSQPGYGAQQQYAKQPPYGMPSQVPPPQSYGPPRPGQPGDVPYQGAIPSSQSYGSSIPPQQQYPYASSGPMQQSYPTYGSTTATDGYNQAVPATGTRYPQQGSQQPVQSYGQPAGQQASGYVQGPSGGYGSYPSSQQGYPEQPAPNNAGYGYQGSQDPTAYGSVPGSAYSAPQSGQQQTYAQPTATQPSYDQSVPQPGAYGAAAPVSAPAGYGKTVSPQPASYPQYESAAQMYVTPR, encoded by the exons ATGGCCGAGGAAGAAGTTGTGGCTCCGGCAGTGCCAGAACCTACCCCCGTTCCCTCGGATCACAAGCGGAAGCTCGAAGATTTGGAGACTGAAGCGCCTGAACCAACCCACCCTATACCCGAACCGGTTGCTGACTCTAGCGCGCAACCGGATGCAGATAAGAATGTCGATGACGTGGTGGAAGATGGCTCACCGGAGGCTAAGCGGCCAAAGCTTGATGAGATAAAATCCGACGAATTAG TTAATGCAAATGGTTTTGATGGAGAGAAGGTAGAGGAACACGCTGAGGAGGTTGCTAAAGAACCAACTGTTAATAATGAGCAAGCAGAGGATGAGTCTCATCCTCCATCTGATGAGATTACAGAAATGGAGGCCAAAGAAGAACTATCTGGAGGTGATCAGGACACAAATGATACCGAGAAAGAACCATCTCTCCAAGCTAAAGAACCATCTGTTGAGGATTCCAAGAATGATGACGCTGAGGAAAAACAAGATGCTGAGAAACAGTTTGAGGGAGCTGAGGAACCTGAATCTGATAATCAATCTACATCGCGGAAAATAGATGTTCCTAATGATAAG GTTGGGGTTCTAATTGGAAAAGGAGGAGATACTATACGTTATCTACAGTATAATTCTGGAGCAAGAATTCAGATTACGAGAGATGCTGATTCTGATCCACATTCGACAACTAGGGCTGTGGAATTAATAGGGACACCAAGTAGCATAAACCAAGCTGAGAAGCTTATTACCGCTGTCATAGCAGAG GCTGATGCTGGGGGTTCCCCATCCCTTGTAGCCAGAGGTCTTCCCAGTGCACAGGCTGCTGGGGTAGCAGATCAGCTTGAAATGCAAGTTCCAAATGAGAAG GTTGGTTTAATCATAGGCAGAGGAGGGGACACTATTAAAGCTCTCCAAGCCAAATCAGGGGCACGGATTCAGGTA TTGATACCTCAACATCTTCCAGAGGGAGATGCCTCTAAAGAAAGGACAGTGCGAGTCACAGGCAATAGAAAGCAAATTGATATAGCAAGAGATATGATAAAGGAAGTTATGAGTCAG AATGTGAAGCAATCACCATACtctggtggtggtggtggtggttttAGCCAACAGCAGTCCTACCGGCCCCGTGGACCTACTGGTCCTTCTAACTGGGGTCCACGTGGTCCCCATTCTTCCCAGCAAAATCCTTATGATTATCATCACCGAGGACCATATCCATCTCAAACTTCGCAGTATCCACCACAAAATTATGGTGGCTATCCTCAGCAACAGATGGGTCCTAGAGGTAACTTCAATTCTGGTTGGGAGCAAAGACCTCCCAGCATGCAGGGGCCAGGTCCCCATGGTGGCGGCTATGATTACTATGGTGGCCAAGGAGGCCATGTATCTGATCACCCTGCATCGGCCCCAATTTCTCATCCCATTTCCGGGCATCCATCTGGCCCATCTTCTACACCTTCTATGGGCCATCCTCCATCACAGGCAAATTATAATTATGGGCAGCCGCATGGACCAGATTATGGGCATCAAGGTCCTTATTCCCAGACAGCACCTCCTCAACAAAACTATGGGCATGGGTATGATGAACCGAAGTACGATAGTCATGCTCAAACACAGCATCATTATGGACATGGAGCTTCTCAGCCTGTATACCCACAGGCTGGCTCTCAACCCGGCTATGGGGCTCAGCAGCAGTATGCAAAGCAACCACCATACGGTATGCCATCACAGGTACCACCACCCCAATCTTATGGTCCTCCTAGGCCTGGTCAACCAGGCGATGTTCCATATCAAGGTGCTATTCCTTCCAGCCAATCATATGGTTCAAGTATTCCACCTCAACAGCAGTATCCATATGCATCAAGTGGGCCGATGCAGCAATCGTATCCTACTTATGGATCTACTACAGCTACAGATGGGTACAATCAGGCTGTGCCTGCTACTGGAACCAGATATCCTCAGCAAGGCAGTCAGCAGCCGGTTCAATCTTATGGGCAGCCTGCTGGGCAGCAGGCAAGCGGCTATGTGCAAGGTCCATCTGGTGGTTATGGATCATACCCATCGTCACAGCAAGGTTACCCGGAGCAGCCAGCTCCCAACAATGCAGGCTATGGATATCAGGGTTCTCAGGATCCTACTGCTTATGGTAGTGTCCCAGGATCGGCTTACAGTGCACCTCAAAGCGGACAGCAGCAAACCTATGCTCAACCAACAGCAACCCAACCAAGTTATGATCAGTCAGTTCCCCAGCCAGGTGCTTATGGTGCTGCTGCTCCAGTGAGTGCTCCAGCGGGCTATGGGAAAACTGTGTCCCCACAGCCTGCTTCTTATCCTCAATATGAATCAGCAGCTCAGATGTATGTTACTCCGCGGTAA
- the LOC136200631 gene encoding uncharacterized protein isoform X2 — protein sequence MAEEEVVAPAVPEPTPVPSDHKRKLEDLETEAPEPTHPIPEPVADSSAQPDADKNVDDVVEDGSPEAKRPKLDEIKSDELVNANGFDGEKVEEHAEEVAKEPTVNNEQAEDESHPPSDEITEMEAKEELSGGDQDTNDTEKEPSLQAKEPSVEDSKNDDAEEKQDAEKQFEGAEEPESDNQSTSRKIDVPNDKVGVLIGKGGDTIRYLQYNSGARIQITRDADSDPHSTTRAVELIGTPSSINQAEKLITAVIAEADAGGSPSLVARGLPSAQAAGVADQLEMQVPNEKVGLIIGRGGDTIKALQAKSGARIQLIPQHLPEGDASKERTVRVTGNRKQIDIARDMIKEVMSQNVKQSPYSGGGGGGFSQQQSYRPRGPTGPSNWGPRGPHSSQQNPYDYHHRGPYPSQTSQYPPQNYGGYPQQQMGPRGNFNSGWEQRPPSMQGPGPHGGGYDYYGGQGGHVSDHPASAPISHPISGHPSGPSSTPSMGHPPSQANYNYGQPHGPDYGHQGPYSQTAPPQQNYGHGYDEPKYDSHAQTQHHYGHGASQPVYPQAGSQPGYGAQQQYAKQPPYGMPSQVPPPQSYGPPRPGQPGDVPYQGAIPSSQSYGSSIPPQQQYPYASSGPMQQSYPTYGSTTATDGYNQAVPATGTRYPQQGSQQPVQSYGQPAGQQASGYVQGPSGGYGSYPSSQQGYPEQPAPNNAGYGYQGSQDPTAYGSVPGSAYSAPQSGQQQTYAQPTATQPSYDQSVPQPGAYGAAAPVSAPAGYGKTVSPQPASYPQYESAAQMYVTPR from the exons ATGGCCGAGGAAGAAGTTGTGGCTCCGGCAGTGCCAGAACCTACCCCCGTTCCCTCGGATCACAAGCGGAAGCTCGAAGATTTGGAGACTGAAGCGCCTGAACCAACCCACCCTATACCCGAACCGGTTGCTGACTCTAGCGCGCAACCGGATGCAGATAAGAATGTCGATGACGTGGTGGAAGATGGCTCACCGGAGGCTAAGCGGCCAAAGCTTGATGAGATAAAATCCGACGAATTAG TTAATGCAAATGGTTTTGATGGAGAGAAGGTAGAGGAACACGCTGAGGAGGTTGCTAAAGAACCAACTGTTAATAATGAGCAAGCAGAGGATGAGTCTCATCCTCCATCTGATGAGATTACAGAAATGGAGGCCAAAGAAGAACTATCTGGAGGTGATCAGGACACAAATGATACCGAGAAAGAACCATCTCTCCAAGCTAAAGAACCATCTGTTGAGGATTCCAAGAATGATGACGCTGAGGAAAAACAAGATGCTGAGAAACAGTTTGAGGGAGCTGAGGAACCTGAATCTGATAATCAATCTACATCGCGGAAAATAGATGTTCCTAATGATAAG GTTGGGGTTCTAATTGGAAAAGGAGGAGATACTATACGTTATCTACAGTATAATTCTGGAGCAAGAATTCAGATTACGAGAGATGCTGATTCTGATCCACATTCGACAACTAGGGCTGTGGAATTAATAGGGACACCAAGTAGCATAAACCAAGCTGAGAAGCTTATTACCGCTGTCATAGCAGAG GCTGATGCTGGGGGTTCCCCATCCCTTGTAGCCAGAGGTCTTCCCAGTGCACAGGCTGCTGGGGTAGCAGATCAGCTTGAAATGCAAGTTCCAAATGAGAAG GTTGGTTTAATCATAGGCAGAGGAGGGGACACTATTAAAGCTCTCCAAGCCAAATCAGGGGCACGGATTCAG TTGATACCTCAACATCTTCCAGAGGGAGATGCCTCTAAAGAAAGGACAGTGCGAGTCACAGGCAATAGAAAGCAAATTGATATAGCAAGAGATATGATAAAGGAAGTTATGAGTCAG AATGTGAAGCAATCACCATACtctggtggtggtggtggtggttttAGCCAACAGCAGTCCTACCGGCCCCGTGGACCTACTGGTCCTTCTAACTGGGGTCCACGTGGTCCCCATTCTTCCCAGCAAAATCCTTATGATTATCATCACCGAGGACCATATCCATCTCAAACTTCGCAGTATCCACCACAAAATTATGGTGGCTATCCTCAGCAACAGATGGGTCCTAGAGGTAACTTCAATTCTGGTTGGGAGCAAAGACCTCCCAGCATGCAGGGGCCAGGTCCCCATGGTGGCGGCTATGATTACTATGGTGGCCAAGGAGGCCATGTATCTGATCACCCTGCATCGGCCCCAATTTCTCATCCCATTTCCGGGCATCCATCTGGCCCATCTTCTACACCTTCTATGGGCCATCCTCCATCACAGGCAAATTATAATTATGGGCAGCCGCATGGACCAGATTATGGGCATCAAGGTCCTTATTCCCAGACAGCACCTCCTCAACAAAACTATGGGCATGGGTATGATGAACCGAAGTACGATAGTCATGCTCAAACACAGCATCATTATGGACATGGAGCTTCTCAGCCTGTATACCCACAGGCTGGCTCTCAACCCGGCTATGGGGCTCAGCAGCAGTATGCAAAGCAACCACCATACGGTATGCCATCACAGGTACCACCACCCCAATCTTATGGTCCTCCTAGGCCTGGTCAACCAGGCGATGTTCCATATCAAGGTGCTATTCCTTCCAGCCAATCATATGGTTCAAGTATTCCACCTCAACAGCAGTATCCATATGCATCAAGTGGGCCGATGCAGCAATCGTATCCTACTTATGGATCTACTACAGCTACAGATGGGTACAATCAGGCTGTGCCTGCTACTGGAACCAGATATCCTCAGCAAGGCAGTCAGCAGCCGGTTCAATCTTATGGGCAGCCTGCTGGGCAGCAGGCAAGCGGCTATGTGCAAGGTCCATCTGGTGGTTATGGATCATACCCATCGTCACAGCAAGGTTACCCGGAGCAGCCAGCTCCCAACAATGCAGGCTATGGATATCAGGGTTCTCAGGATCCTACTGCTTATGGTAGTGTCCCAGGATCGGCTTACAGTGCACCTCAAAGCGGACAGCAGCAAACCTATGCTCAACCAACAGCAACCCAACCAAGTTATGATCAGTCAGTTCCCCAGCCAGGTGCTTATGGTGCTGCTGCTCCAGTGAGTGCTCCAGCGGGCTATGGGAAAACTGTGTCCCCACAGCCTGCTTCTTATCCTCAATATGAATCAGCAGCTCAGATGTATGTTACTCCGCGGTAA